The Haloplanus salinarum genome includes a region encoding these proteins:
- a CDS encoding GIY-YIG nuclease family protein: protein MHYGNPVPSVIGHAPIRERVRKEVIPNIPADSWKETSDPLPLRHATDVRTIVSTAFPHTTGSLQSYAVYVLECAYSRRHRNVAASGLNIKRPGWRHEVDSAERLIYVGRAKNLFKRLNQHLNEPGNPGANFTAVFPPVRILDVSWYSIKEEADRAEVATAELLRERFPEDYISQPG from the coding sequence ATGCATTACGGAAACCCCGTGCCCTCCGTAATCGGACACGCACCCATTCGAGAACGTGTCCGGAAAGAGGTAATTCCCAATATCCCTGCTGACTCCTGGAAAGAGACGTCCGATCCCCTCCCACTTCGTCACGCCACGGACGTTCGGACGATCGTCTCGACAGCGTTTCCCCACACCACTGGCAGCCTCCAGTCCTACGCCGTCTACGTCCTTGAATGCGCATACAGTCGAAGACATCGAAATGTCGCAGCTTCAGGATTGAATATCAAGAGGCCAGGATGGAGGCATGAGGTTGATTCAGCGGAAAGGCTCATTTACGTTGGCCGAGCGAAGAACCTCTTCAAACGACTTAATCAACATCTAAACGAACCCGGAAATCCCGGAGCCAATTTCACGGCCGTCTTCCCGCCTGTTCGGATTCTCGATGTTTCGTGGTACAGTATCAAGGAAGAAGCGGATCGAGCAGAAGTCGCTACGGCTGAGCTCCTCCGGGAGCGGTTCCCGGAGGACTACATCTCTCAACCGGGTTAG
- a CDS encoding homing endonuclease associated repeat-containing protein codes for MNRMSPEKRYSDEVILAMLRQCKDQQGVCTPRKFREYDQFCSVSCVMDRFDGWSNAKKAAGVEEDLSDDSGRKRQYTDEQILSHLRECQRRYGKCTTDTLQQDDDFVSPTVVVTRFGSWIEAKKEAGIDVDERNHNSRPREYSDEELLDMILECKRKYGKATQRIFNEKDEFPTSGAVRHRFGNWSTAKELAGLDTQNQDYSSEELLEMLRECAERHENCSAKKFAEDDDFCSPGTIQSRFGSWRRGKEEAGFDESSNDENSDL; via the coding sequence ATGAATAGGATGAGTCCTGAGAAAAGATACAGCGACGAGGTTATTTTAGCGATGCTTCGTCAGTGCAAAGATCAGCAGGGCGTCTGTACTCCTCGAAAATTCCGAGAATATGACCAATTCTGTTCCGTGTCGTGCGTCATGGACCGTTTCGATGGTTGGTCCAATGCAAAGAAGGCAGCAGGAGTAGAAGAAGACCTGTCCGATGATAGTGGCCGGAAACGGCAGTACACGGACGAGCAGATCCTAAGCCATCTCCGTGAATGCCAGCGTCGCTACGGTAAGTGTACTACCGATACGCTACAGCAGGACGATGACTTTGTCAGCCCGACTGTCGTTGTTACCCGATTTGGCAGCTGGATTGAGGCAAAGAAAGAAGCTGGTATCGATGTCGACGAGCGTAATCACAATTCGAGACCTCGCGAGTACTCTGATGAAGAGCTTCTTGACATGATTCTAGAGTGTAAGAGAAAATACGGGAAGGCAACCCAGCGCATATTCAACGAGAAGGATGAATTCCCAACTTCAGGTGCTGTGAGACATCGCTTCGGTAACTGGAGTACTGCGAAAGAGCTTGCCGGCCTTGATACACAGAATCAGGATTATTCTTCTGAAGAACTCCTTGAGATGCTTCGGGAATGCGCGGAACGACATGAGAACTGTTCCGCGAAGAAATTTGCCGAAGATGACGACTTCTGTTCTCCAGGAACGATACAGAGTCGGTTCGGATCGTGGCGACGGGGAAAAGAGGAAGCTGGATTTGATGAATCGAGTAATGACGAAAACTCCGACCTGTAG
- a CDS encoding DUF3267 domain-containing protein has protein sequence MAILLTIAGVVIFSENVILFPQNNVKLVVGVGVAITASLYIHESLHYIANSVLGYDPVYKWPNCVYVPEVPLDLWESIIVLLAPQVLSVVYALLLLTGSVNELAIVLGWGLVLNLGGAASDVSWVVRRLTWPAGTKVVVGDDRKNYVAFPEDSL, from the coding sequence ATGGCAATTCTGCTTACAATTGCTGGTGTAGTCATCTTCTCAGAAAATGTCATCCTATTCCCGCAAAACAACGTCAAACTGGTCGTTGGAGTCGGGGTAGCAATTACGGCCTCGCTCTATATTCACGAATCTCTCCACTACATCGCTAACTCTGTTTTAGGCTACGATCCAGTATATAAATGGCCGAATTGCGTCTATGTTCCGGAGGTGCCCCTTGATCTGTGGGAGAGTATTATAGTGCTACTAGCTCCACAGGTTTTGTCGGTCGTCTATGCTCTGCTCCTCCTCACAGGTTCCGTCAACGAACTGGCGATCGTCCTCGGCTGGGGATTGGTGCTTAATCTCGGGGGAGCTGCATCTGATGTGTCCTGGGTTGTGCGACGGCTGACTTGGCCTGCCGGAACGAAAGTCGTTGTCGGTGATGACAGGAAGAACTACGTGGCATTTCCGGAAGACTCGCTATGA
- a CDS encoding DUF7344 domain-containing protein yields MFTNLGHQLRRYLLYCLFWDTNPMSLPRVADQAVEWQTGKPAEAVVDERLEIYMALYHDHLPGLVDDDVISYHQDEDVVELDTAADLFEPYVRQAFQDEINTGGSR; encoded by the coding sequence ATGTTCACCAATCTTGGCCACCAGCTTCGGCGATATCTCCTGTACTGTTTGTTTTGGGATACAAACCCGATGTCGTTGCCTCGAGTCGCGGATCAAGCGGTTGAATGGCAAACGGGAAAGCCAGCAGAGGCGGTTGTTGATGAACGATTAGAGATCTATATGGCGCTTTATCACGACCATCTGCCGGGCCTCGTTGATGACGATGTCATCTCCTATCACCAAGATGAGGACGTGGTTGAGTTGGATACCGCTGCCGACCTGTTCGAACCATACGTCAGACAGGCATTTCAAGACGAAATCAATACTGGGGGTTCCCGCTAA